A window of Haliscomenobacter hydrossis DSM 1100 contains these coding sequences:
- a CDS encoding DUF1080 domain-containing protein, translating to MRPYTSSFSANPATHEFIRGQAHLSSTPRIYSWAKKAGLLIITLFFSALSLNAQDQRTAKTKIADVLATLPTNSNPDAERAFAELLSTGEAGLAMVCEQVVPNGSAAGVAPRYAVSLLTHYAKTAVDKALIEKVYLQALGKASDTEVKAYFISNIQLVGSNAGVKPLSAYLSNPDLYAPAIAALVTLGTPEARLSLMTALKGASPVVQNRLIEALGELKHKAAIPAILPFASSSDVGLQKQALWALALMGDAASYTTLFNKAKTTGFKNDPTEASNALVEYLHQLQVNRNTALVSKLSLGILAGTTAATQQHFRLAALKGLAWTNVATASKTQIAELKRFDDTYRREVLKIAATGLKNPAVKLQWENAYKLEKGAVKADILAMLAASSTDAVFIEKQLLPALNSNESAIRAVAAAAIARSKNKKYASNLLDYLLKAADEPEVKSAQMALLQLIDKDNVSLLAAKLGAASPSAKVVLIQVLAERRAVAHFDEVAALCKSTEATVQNAAFQALPNLASSKKMPELLTMLFGTEKEAEIKAIQAAIIPALDANVSNLINEAYQRDKVKMLPILAYMDDKGALEKASNSFEQGTGKEKEAAFTALSSWNNSEAVRPLLKIRQNPALSSYHDRAFTAIIAQINKASWSDEQKLALLQDAMLSASTKADKIAVIRSMGRLRGLPALMSVNRFHDNPDLSATVSRSIMQIALPTADAKPGLTGSTVRSALERARTTLSGPDSQYERIDIETYLATLPASSIEVSKPYVLTAAEQQEGFEILFNGKDLSSWVGNKTDYVVEDNNIAIYPTATQNRGNLYTANEYSDFIFRFEFQLTPGANNGLGIHAPLEGDAAYVGKEIQILDNTSPIYAKLEQYQYHGSVYGVMPAKRDFLKPVGEWNQEEVYVKGNFIRVTLNGTVILEGDMKEASKNGTLDHKEHPGLNRNKGHIGFLGHGSVLKFRNIRIKDMAK from the coding sequence ATGAGACCATATACTTCATCTTTTTCCGCCAACCCCGCAACCCACGAATTTATTCGTGGGCAGGCACACCTATCCTCTACCCCACGAATTTATTCGTGGGCAAAAAAAGCAGGGCTACTGATCATCACTCTTTTTTTCAGCGCTTTATCCCTAAACGCCCAAGACCAACGTACCGCCAAAACCAAAATTGCCGATGTCCTCGCTACCCTCCCCACCAACAGCAACCCCGACGCGGAGCGCGCCTTTGCTGAGTTGCTGAGCACGGGTGAAGCAGGGCTAGCGATGGTCTGCGAGCAAGTTGTACCCAACGGCAGTGCCGCCGGAGTAGCCCCACGCTACGCCGTTTCTTTGCTGACGCACTACGCCAAAACCGCAGTGGATAAGGCGCTGATCGAAAAAGTTTACCTCCAGGCCCTGGGTAAAGCCAGCGATACCGAGGTAAAAGCTTACTTCATCAGCAATATCCAATTGGTCGGGAGCAATGCTGGGGTAAAGCCTTTAAGCGCTTACCTCTCCAACCCGGATTTGTACGCCCCAGCCATTGCGGCGTTGGTCACCCTCGGCACGCCCGAGGCGCGTTTGTCTTTAATGACCGCACTCAAAGGTGCAAGTCCTGTAGTACAAAACCGCCTGATCGAAGCCTTGGGAGAGCTCAAGCACAAAGCGGCCATTCCTGCTATTTTGCCTTTTGCTTCCAGCAGTGATGTTGGTTTGCAAAAGCAGGCGCTTTGGGCCTTGGCCTTGATGGGCGATGCCGCCAGCTACACGACCCTTTTTAACAAAGCCAAAACAACGGGATTCAAAAATGACCCCACGGAGGCCAGCAATGCCCTGGTGGAGTACTTGCACCAGTTGCAGGTCAACCGCAATACGGCTCTGGTCAGCAAACTCAGTCTGGGTATCTTGGCGGGTACTACTGCCGCAACCCAGCAGCATTTCCGCCTTGCGGCCTTAAAAGGCCTGGCCTGGACCAATGTGGCTACCGCCAGCAAAACCCAAATCGCCGAACTCAAACGTTTTGATGATACTTACCGCCGGGAAGTGCTGAAAATTGCAGCGACGGGTTTAAAAAATCCAGCGGTAAAACTGCAATGGGAAAACGCCTACAAGCTGGAAAAAGGGGCAGTCAAAGCCGACATTTTGGCCATGCTGGCTGCTTCATCAACGGATGCTGTTTTTATTGAAAAACAGCTTTTGCCCGCCTTGAATTCAAATGAATCCGCCATTCGCGCTGTTGCAGCAGCGGCCATTGCCCGCAGCAAAAACAAAAAATATGCCAGTAATCTGCTGGATTATTTGCTAAAAGCCGCCGATGAACCCGAAGTCAAATCGGCCCAAATGGCCTTGTTGCAATTGATCGATAAGGACAATGTCAGTTTGCTGGCTGCAAAATTGGGGGCAGCTTCTCCAAGCGCCAAAGTTGTACTGATTCAGGTGCTGGCCGAGCGCCGGGCAGTTGCACATTTCGACGAGGTGGCTGCACTTTGTAAATCCACTGAAGCAACGGTACAAAACGCAGCTTTTCAAGCCCTACCCAATCTGGCTTCCAGCAAAAAAATGCCCGAACTCCTAACCATGCTTTTTGGCACCGAAAAAGAAGCCGAGATCAAAGCGATTCAGGCGGCAATCATCCCCGCATTGGATGCCAATGTCAGCAACCTGATCAACGAAGCGTACCAGCGTGACAAGGTCAAAATGTTGCCGATTTTGGCTTACATGGACGACAAAGGCGCATTGGAAAAAGCCAGCAACAGCTTTGAGCAAGGAACGGGTAAGGAAAAAGAAGCCGCATTTACAGCACTGAGCAGTTGGAACAACAGCGAGGCGGTACGTCCTTTGCTCAAGATTCGGCAAAATCCGGCCCTGTCCAGCTACCACGATCGTGCCTTTACCGCCATCATCGCCCAAATCAACAAAGCGAGCTGGTCGGATGAGCAAAAATTGGCACTCTTGCAAGATGCCATGCTCAGTGCCAGTACCAAAGCAGATAAAATCGCGGTGATTCGCAGCATGGGACGCTTGCGGGGTTTGCCAGCCTTGATGTCGGTGAATCGTTTCCACGACAATCCAGACTTGAGCGCCACCGTGAGTCGCTCGATCATGCAGATTGCCCTACCCACCGCCGATGCCAAACCGGGCCTTACGGGCAGCACCGTACGCAGCGCCCTCGAACGCGCCCGTACCACCCTCAGCGGCCCCGATAGCCAGTACGAGCGCATCGACATCGAGACTTACCTGGCTACCTTGCCCGCCTCCAGCATCGAGGTCAGCAAACCCTACGTGCTGACCGCAGCCGAACAACAGGAAGGTTTTGAAATTTTGTTCAACGGCAAAGACCTCAGCAGTTGGGTGGGCAACAAAACAGATTACGTGGTGGAAGACAACAACATCGCCATTTATCCAACCGCTACCCAAAACCGGGGCAACTTGTACACCGCCAATGAATATTCAGATTTCATCTTCCGCTTCGAGTTTCAATTGACACCTGGCGCCAACAACGGTTTGGGCATCCACGCGCCACTGGAAGGTGATGCCGCCTACGTGGGCAAAGAAATCCAGATTCTGGACAACACTTCCCCGATTTATGCCAAACTGGAACAGTACCAATACCACGGATCGGTATACGGCGTCATGCCCGCCAAACGCGATTTTCTCAAACCCGTTGGCGAGTGGAACCAGGAAGAAGTGTACGTCAAAGGCAACTTCATCCGCGTGACCCTCAACGGTACGGTGATTTTGGAGGGCGACATGAAAGAAGCGTCTAAAAATGGGACGCTGGACCACAAAGAGCACCCTGGATTGAACCGCAACAAAGGGCATATCGGCTTTTTGGGGCATGGCTCGGTGCTGAAGTTCCGGAATATTCGGATCAAGGACATGGCCAAATAA
- a CDS encoding Gfo/Idh/MocA family oxidoreductase: MSKNKNAISHSRRNFVKNSALALGAFTIVPRHVLGKGFLAPSDTLTKGIIGVGGMGRGHFGYEGTKLVAVCDVDKKHLKEAIDQSGGQARGYADFRDLLAQPDIDIVHIATPPHWHGVMSVMAAQAGKDVWCEKPMTRTIGEGKRVVEAMEQYGRMFRLNTWFRFTDNFYGMNTTVKPLKKVVESGILGWPLTVNISGVTGFNWKFYWVGKTNLEPTPVPEELDYDMWLGPAQFKPYHPHRVHGTFRGYWDYDGGGLGDMGQHYIDPVQYILGKDDTSPIRVDIDCPQQHDDAVGTWRRIEFTYADGCKIILDGENKDTNAAYIEGPKGKIYRGFKSTIPNILPLIDTFPDPAPQVTSFSESVKSRQKFGLNELNGHRSCTVVNMGKIALQLGRSLNFDPVKQEFINDEAANRLINQPMRGPWKI, encoded by the coding sequence ATGTCAAAAAACAAAAACGCGATCAGCCATTCTCGTCGGAATTTTGTCAAAAATTCGGCACTGGCGCTCGGCGCATTCACCATTGTACCCCGCCACGTATTGGGCAAGGGATTTTTAGCCCCCAGCGATACCCTGACCAAGGGCATCATCGGGGTAGGCGGCATGGGCCGCGGCCATTTTGGTTACGAAGGCACCAAACTAGTAGCTGTTTGTGATGTCGACAAAAAACACCTCAAAGAAGCCATCGACCAGTCGGGGGGACAAGCCCGGGGTTATGCTGATTTTCGGGACTTGCTGGCGCAACCCGATATCGATATTGTACACATCGCCACGCCCCCGCATTGGCACGGCGTGATGTCGGTCATGGCCGCGCAGGCGGGCAAGGACGTCTGGTGTGAAAAACCCATGACCCGCACCATCGGCGAAGGCAAACGGGTAGTTGAAGCGATGGAGCAATACGGACGGATGTTCCGCCTGAATACCTGGTTCCGCTTTACCGACAATTTTTACGGCATGAACACCACCGTAAAACCCCTGAAAAAAGTAGTCGAAAGTGGCATCCTCGGTTGGCCGCTCACCGTCAACATCAGCGGGGTAACTGGCTTCAACTGGAAGTTCTACTGGGTGGGCAAAACCAACCTGGAGCCTACCCCCGTTCCGGAGGAACTGGACTACGACATGTGGCTCGGGCCAGCCCAATTCAAACCCTACCATCCGCACCGCGTTCACGGCACCTTCCGAGGCTACTGGGATTACGATGGCGGTGGCTTGGGCGATATGGGCCAACATTACATCGACCCCGTGCAATACATTCTGGGCAAAGACGACACCAGCCCCATCCGGGTCGATATCGACTGCCCCCAACAGCACGACGATGCCGTAGGCACCTGGCGCCGCATTGAGTTCACCTACGCAGATGGCTGCAAGATCATTCTGGATGGCGAAAACAAAGACACCAACGCGGCCTACATCGAAGGACCCAAAGGTAAAATTTACCGGGGTTTCAAGTCGACCATCCCCAATATTTTGCCCCTGATCGATACCTTCCCCGATCCAGCGCCACAAGTCACCAGCTTCAGTGAGTCGGTCAAAAGTCGGCAAAAGTTTGGCCTCAATGAGCTGAACGGACACCGCTCTTGTACCGTGGTCAACATGGGAAAAATTGCCCTGCAATTGGGCCGCTCCCTCAATTTTGACCCTGTCAAACAGGAGTTCATCAACGATGAAGCCGCCAACCGCCTGATCAATCAGCCGATGAGAGGGCCTTGGAAAATTTAA
- a CDS encoding SUMF1/EgtB/PvdO family nonheme iron enzyme has product MFKNTLLNTLSYLFILLVSPIFASSGDYENRLRAAELAGDQTQVAAICKEWYQSGQYSPGVLNWNYNALMSVEKNALIFTQQESDTYPALLLQNALNVRPDVKVLGFQLLENSDYRKQLIQSKNLHWIAVEGSLLDFWNQFLSPRNQQFFQQLPIYFGVMTNKNMLVADKAKLYLTGLVLKYSVQPFDNVAVLRQNYEEHFRTDYLEFNLEPEKDPALIARLNLNYVPALVLLHRHYAATGALNKAAKVQALALHVARAAEREAEVSALFLPEKTKTPIVSAIPVKNLDKAMRVIAPRLYAAESEVTNGQYALFLQDLLKNKDFDQIAECRNSPVDWKALLPENLRNLPQEQVFKNGNPDDPESPVYNISHAAAQRYCTWITQVYNASAEKKKFKKVLFRLPTASEWESAAAGGRNDAVFPWGGPFSRNAKGCYLGNFKAIEPCGDCPDQGGESLDGGFFSVPAKSYFPNDFGLYCVVGNVAEMVQEFGICKGGSWQDPPLQAQIQTTNTYTQAQPHLGFRVFMEVIEE; this is encoded by the coding sequence ATGTTCAAAAATACCTTGTTAAATACCTTGTCTTACCTGTTTATTCTGCTTGTATCGCCCATTTTTGCCTCTAGTGGCGACTACGAAAACCGCCTCCGCGCAGCCGAACTCGCTGGTGATCAAACCCAGGTCGCAGCCATTTGTAAAGAATGGTACCAGAGCGGCCAATATTCCCCCGGCGTGTTGAACTGGAATTACAACGCCCTGATGTCGGTAGAAAAAAACGCCCTGATTTTCACCCAACAAGAAAGTGATACCTATCCCGCGCTACTGTTGCAAAACGCGCTGAATGTGCGTCCTGATGTCAAAGTTTTGGGCTTTCAATTGCTGGAAAATTCGGATTATCGGAAGCAACTCATTCAATCCAAAAATCTGCACTGGATTGCGGTGGAAGGGAGTTTGCTGGATTTTTGGAACCAATTTTTGAGCCCGCGCAACCAACAGTTTTTTCAACAACTGCCTATTTATTTTGGGGTGATGACCAATAAAAATATGCTGGTGGCGGACAAAGCCAAGTTGTACCTGACCGGTTTGGTCCTCAAATACAGCGTCCAGCCTTTTGACAATGTGGCGGTGTTGCGGCAAAACTACGAAGAACATTTCCGCACCGATTACCTGGAGTTCAACCTGGAACCCGAAAAAGACCCGGCGCTGATTGCTCGGCTGAACCTGAATTACGTTCCGGCGCTGGTGTTGTTGCATCGGCATTATGCGGCAACTGGTGCGTTGAACAAAGCTGCAAAAGTACAAGCCTTGGCCTTACATGTGGCGCGCGCAGCAGAACGAGAAGCGGAAGTGAGCGCACTTTTTTTACCTGAAAAAACAAAAACGCCGATTGTTTCAGCCATTCCCGTCAAAAACCTGGACAAAGCCATGCGGGTGATTGCCCCTCGGCTATACGCAGCAGAAAGTGAAGTCACCAACGGGCAATACGCACTTTTTTTGCAAGATTTGCTCAAAAACAAGGATTTTGACCAAATTGCCGAATGTCGAAATTCACCGGTTGACTGGAAAGCACTATTGCCCGAAAACCTGCGCAATTTGCCCCAGGAACAAGTGTTTAAAAATGGCAATCCCGATGACCCGGAAAGCCCCGTGTACAACATCAGTCACGCCGCAGCCCAGCGTTACTGCACCTGGATCACGCAGGTATACAACGCCTCGGCGGAAAAGAAAAAATTTAAAAAGGTCTTGTTTCGTTTACCTACGGCCAGCGAGTGGGAAAGTGCGGCAGCGGGAGGCCGGAACGATGCGGTCTTCCCCTGGGGAGGGCCATTTTCCCGCAATGCCAAAGGATGTTACCTGGGCAATTTTAAAGCCATAGAACCCTGTGGCGATTGCCCTGATCAGGGCGGAGAATCATTGGATGGCGGTTTTTTTAGTGTGCCTGCCAAATCTTATTTCCCCAATGATTTTGGTTTGTACTGCGTAGTGGGTAACGTAGCAGAGATGGTACAGGAATTTGGGATATGCAAAGGAGGCAGTTGGCAAGATCCTCCTTTACAGGCGCAAATCCAGACTACAAACACTTATACTCAAGCTCAGCCTCACTTGGGTTTTCGGGTATTTATGGAAGTCATCGAAGAATAA
- a CDS encoding RNA polymerase sigma factor, protein MKLFRQPLEQYTDEALMREIAKGKAAAFAVLYDRYGPRMYRYFYRMLWQNAAKAEDFTQELFLKIIEKPQLFDTRRNFSTWIYTLAANLCKNEYRRKKTSDLEPGVGELWKENFSETLDQELFAQHLREAIDQLSVAHRECFVLRYQEEHSVAEIAEIIGCPQGTVKSRLHYALQQVSSLMEMWKTN, encoded by the coding sequence ATGAAGTTGTTTCGCCAGCCACTGGAACAATACACGGATGAAGCCCTGATGCGCGAAATCGCCAAAGGTAAAGCAGCTGCATTCGCGGTGCTGTACGATCGGTATGGCCCGCGCATGTACCGCTATTTTTACCGCATGCTGTGGCAAAACGCGGCCAAAGCTGAAGATTTTACCCAGGAGTTGTTCCTCAAAATCATCGAAAAACCGCAGCTTTTTGATACCCGCCGCAATTTCAGTACCTGGATTTACACCCTGGCGGCAAACTTGTGCAAAAACGAATACCGCCGCAAAAAAACCAGTGACCTGGAACCGGGGGTTGGCGAGTTGTGGAAGGAAAATTTTTCAGAAACCCTCGATCAGGAACTTTTTGCCCAACACCTGCGCGAAGCGATTGATCAGCTCAGTGTTGCCCACCGCGAGTGTTTTGTACTGCGTTACCAGGAAGAACATTCGGTGGCGGAAATTGCTGAGATCATCGGGTGTCCACAGGGTACGGTAAAGTCGCGGCTGCATTACGCCTTGCAACAAGTGAGTAGTTTGATGGAAATGTGGAAAACAAATTAA
- a CDS encoding glycoside hydrolase family 3 N-terminal domain-containing protein, whose product MRIILSITCLLLASVLFAQKGPDFLTTHNAPWVDSTLQTMTLDQKIGQLLMPRGNTSGRGYDPQKLLNWVKNYHLGGIVFFAGQPSVQARITNQLQAASKIPMLIGEDLEWGLAMRLDSTVRFPYQMTLGAMPRNEALIEAMGREIGRQCKRMGVHVNYAPVVDINNNPNNPVINFRSFGEDKYNVTSKALAYMRGMQSQRILASAKHFPGHGDTGVDSHYDLPLINKSKQQLQELELYPYQELIKNGLSGIMTAHLSIPALDSTKNLASTLSTRIVTDLLRKDLGFQGLVFTDAMDMQGAVKYYPNGEALVKAVLAGNELIETFEDVPAAFTAIKKAFTDGLIKEADLNQRVRRILMAKSWVGLDKYQPIVLQNLVQDLNTIESDVLNRQMAEAALTLIKNQDEILPVRDLTQKIAVVSIDASQTTAFQKMASNYTQLDHFVIPVNANDTSILRVQQATQNHDLIIIGVHLQNIRPGAKYGLTDSNLKALNVLCAGGKSIVAIFGNPYTLDKIPALDKAKAVVMAYQFTNYIEDAAAQAIFGATPMRGKLPVTVNEKFPLGMGLNTAPMGRLAYGVPEMVGIDSRQLITRVDSIINLGLREKAYPGAVVQIAKEGRVIYQKNYGFHTYEDATNARVSNTPGNFQASNKNDVMDEKPILNTATGNISTNNKSSIKGQVLLDDLYDLASVTKISTSALAVMQLMSENKLDLDKTFADYYPEFAQSNKGNLRFRDMLTHRAGLRAFIPFWTADIDSVQTVKNSLAYQQQYAAQLRPNFFQRLFGGKKKLDRNIVKAIRTDKAMWRACLNATSITWKPGTYAETQSEEFPIQITDKLWLRKDYPQTIFEAIKNSPIKPEQGYVYSDLHYMLYPTMMGRLAGMEWETYLKQTYRGIGANSLTYNPLRFYDKSRIAPTEVDSLFRKTLVHGHVHDEAAAQLNGVSGHAGLFGNANDLMKLMQLYLQKGYYGGKQYIKSEVVDTCTRYQFPELNNRRGIAFDKLDFNPTISNGPRLASLESYGHSGFTGPFTWIDPKTQTVYVFLCNRVYPTRDNGKVSSLNIRTGIGDAIYKSLK is encoded by the coding sequence ATGCGCATCATCTTAAGCATCACCTGCCTATTGCTGGCTAGCGTTTTATTCGCCCAAAAAGGCCCCGACTTCCTCACTACCCACAACGCCCCTTGGGTGGACAGCACCCTGCAAACCATGACCCTCGACCAAAAAATCGGGCAACTCCTGATGCCCCGAGGCAATACCAGTGGCAGAGGTTACGATCCGCAAAAATTGTTGAATTGGGTAAAAAACTACCACCTGGGCGGCATCGTCTTTTTTGCTGGGCAGCCCAGCGTGCAGGCCCGCATCACCAACCAATTGCAAGCTGCCTCCAAAATCCCTATGCTGATTGGCGAAGACCTGGAATGGGGCCTCGCCATGCGCCTCGACAGTACTGTGCGGTTCCCCTACCAAATGACCTTAGGCGCCATGCCCCGCAACGAGGCCCTAATCGAAGCGATGGGCCGCGAAATTGGCCGCCAATGCAAACGAATGGGCGTACACGTCAACTACGCCCCGGTGGTGGACATCAACAACAACCCCAACAACCCGGTCATCAATTTTCGCTCTTTTGGCGAAGACAAATACAATGTCACCAGCAAAGCCCTCGCCTACATGCGCGGCATGCAAAGCCAACGCATCCTGGCCAGTGCCAAACATTTTCCGGGGCACGGCGATACGGGCGTCGATTCTCATTATGACCTGCCTTTGATCAACAAAAGCAAACAGCAATTGCAGGAACTGGAGTTGTACCCCTACCAGGAATTGATCAAAAATGGACTTTCGGGGATCATGACGGCGCACTTGAGTATCCCGGCGCTTGATTCTACCAAAAATCTGGCCTCTACCCTCTCCACCCGCATCGTAACCGATTTGCTGCGCAAAGACCTCGGTTTTCAGGGCCTTGTCTTTACCGACGCCATGGACATGCAGGGTGCGGTGAAATACTACCCCAATGGTGAAGCGCTGGTCAAAGCCGTTTTGGCCGGAAATGAACTGATCGAAACCTTCGAAGACGTCCCAGCTGCATTTACCGCCATCAAAAAAGCCTTCACCGATGGCCTGATCAAAGAAGCCGATCTGAACCAGCGGGTGCGCCGGATCTTGATGGCCAAATCCTGGGTCGGTTTGGACAAATACCAACCCATCGTACTCCAAAACCTGGTGCAAGATTTGAACACCATCGAGTCGGATGTGTTGAACCGCCAAATGGCCGAAGCAGCATTGACTTTGATCAAAAACCAGGACGAGATTTTGCCCGTGCGTGATTTGACCCAAAAAATCGCCGTGGTTTCCATCGACGCCAGCCAAACCACCGCCTTCCAAAAAATGGCCAGCAATTATACCCAGCTGGATCATTTTGTCATCCCGGTCAACGCCAATGACACCAGCATCCTGCGGGTACAACAGGCTACGCAAAACCACGACCTCATCATCATTGGGGTACACTTGCAAAACATTCGTCCGGGGGCAAAATACGGGCTGACCGACAGCAACCTCAAAGCTTTGAACGTCCTTTGCGCCGGGGGTAAAAGTATCGTAGCCATTTTCGGGAATCCCTATACCCTGGATAAAATACCCGCGCTAGACAAAGCCAAAGCCGTAGTGATGGCCTACCAGTTTACCAACTACATCGAAGACGCCGCCGCCCAGGCCATTTTTGGGGCCACCCCCATGCGGGGAAAACTCCCGGTAACCGTCAACGAAAAATTTCCGCTGGGCATGGGCCTCAACACCGCACCCATGGGACGTTTGGCTTACGGCGTCCCGGAAATGGTGGGCATCGATAGCCGTCAACTGATTACCCGGGTAGATTCCATCATCAACCTCGGACTGCGCGAAAAGGCTTACCCCGGAGCAGTGGTACAAATTGCTAAAGAAGGACGGGTGATTTATCAAAAAAATTACGGTTTCCACACCTATGAAGACGCCACCAATGCCCGCGTCAGCAACACCCCCGGCAACTTCCAGGCCAGCAACAAAAACGACGTGATGGATGAAAAACCCATCCTGAATACGGCTACGGGCAACATCAGCACCAACAACAAGTCCAGCATCAAAGGGCAAGTGCTCCTGGACGATCTGTACGACCTGGCTTCGGTCACCAAAATCAGCACCTCCGCGCTGGCGGTCATGCAACTGATGAGTGAAAACAAGCTTGACCTGGACAAAACCTTTGCCGACTATTACCCCGAATTTGCCCAATCCAACAAAGGCAATTTGCGCTTTCGCGACATGTTGACCCACCGCGCCGGACTGCGCGCTTTTATTCCGTTTTGGACAGCCGACATCGACTCGGTGCAAACGGTAAAAAACAGCCTGGCTTACCAGCAGCAATACGCGGCACAACTGCGCCCAAATTTTTTCCAACGGCTTTTTGGCGGCAAAAAGAAACTGGACCGCAACATTGTCAAAGCCATCCGTACCGATAAAGCCATGTGGAGAGCGTGCCTCAATGCTACCTCCATCACCTGGAAGCCTGGGACTTACGCCGAAACGCAATCCGAAGAATTCCCCATCCAAATCACCGATAAACTCTGGCTGCGCAAAGACTACCCGCAAACCATTTTTGAGGCCATTAAAAATTCGCCCATCAAACCGGAACAAGGTTACGTGTACAGCGATTTGCACTACATGCTCTACCCAACCATGATGGGGCGCCTTGCGGGCATGGAATGGGAAACATACCTGAAACAAACTTATCGCGGAATTGGAGCCAATAGCCTGACCTACAACCCCCTGCGTTTTTATGACAAAAGCCGCATTGCGCCAACCGAAGTGGATTCCTTATTCCGCAAAACCCTCGTACACGGGCATGTACACGACGAAGCTGCCGCTCAACTGAATGGCGTATCGGGGCATGCAGGCCTGTTTGGCAACGCCAACGACCTGATGAAATTGATGCAATTGTACCTACAAAAGGGCTATTATGGGGGAAAACAATACATCAAGTCCGAAGTGGTGGATACTTGTACACGCTACCAGTTTCCCGAACTCAACAACCGCCGGGGCATTGCTTTTGACAAACTGGATTTTAACCCCACGATCTCCAATGGTCCACGATTGGCTTCACTAGAAAGTTATGGACACTCGGGATTCACCGGCCCTTTTACCTGGATTGACCCTAAGACTCAAACGGTGTATGTATTTTTGTGTAATCGGGTGTATCCGACCAGGGACAATGGAAAAGTGAGTAGCTTGAACATTCGGACGGGAATTGGGGATGCGATTTATAAGAGTTTGAAGTAG